The following DNA comes from Hordeum vulgare subsp. vulgare chromosome 3H, MorexV3_pseudomolecules_assembly, whole genome shotgun sequence.
CTGTAAAATTGTGATAGCAAGAGTAATAATTCCAAGGATATATACATACCAGCGCGTATGCTCCGGCTGCGACGGCGCCGAGCTGGGCGAGCTGCTCCATGTGCTtgtggtgcttctcctccttaCGGTGCTGCTCACCGCCGGCGTCGGtcttactgctgctgctgctggtgttgctGTGGCGCCCCATTACCAACGAACTAGATTTGAGAAAGCTCAGCAGTCAATAGAATAGCGATGGGGTGAGGTGATCTCCACGGGCCGGTTGTATATATGATCTGATCTCTGTTGCTTTGTGCTTGGGTCTAGGGTCGGGCGTGTTCTTATACAGCGCTATAGCATTGTGCACGGAGGCAAACGCGTCAGCTTCCTTAACCAGTAGGCAACACAACACGTACGTAGATCTGTTTTTGTTTTAGTTGACTATAAGTACTGGTTTTTGGCTGTGGGATATTTTGCTTTCTGACATATGTGCGGTAGGTGCCGCACATTAGATCTCTCGTGAATTGCTTTCTGATCGAAAGTGACATGTACAACAACATGGCTTAACCGCGTCGGTGGTTGATAGGTGCAATAATACAACACGGCTAAGGCGTCTGGATTTTCTGACCTAGTCAACATGCTTATATATCTAAGATTGACTTCTCGTTGATGTTTTACGTAAACCGGTGTTGTACAATGTCTTTCATCCATGCACCAAATAGACAAAGTAGCAGCTTCCCTTTTTCCAGGTAGCCAAAGCAGCATTTTTATCTttgatataattattattagtacaTCCTTGAAGCCTTCATTTAAATTTGTTAAACAAAGTTGCTTGCCTGAAGAGGAACTATAATGATTATTTCTTTCAATCAAGAAAGAGCTTTGTCAACAGAGTTGCTTACTACGGAAAGAAAGGGTTTATGACCACGCCGATGTTGGTGGTCGTCGATGGTGGAGTTGTAGTCCCTGGCTCACAAGGAGTGATGGCAGTGGAATCAATCACCAATCTCAACGACGCTTTTCTCCTCAACAACGTGTGTATTGGTGTGAATATTGGATAGCCAAGTCGACCGAGGTGCACTGTTGATGCGGGCGTTTTTGCAACGATTTTCACCCAGCTTTTCATGAATTAAGATCTTTCAAGGCCGACTTAGGAAAAACTTTTGTTAGAATTGATCTAATGATTTCTTGCCTCGCATACTTTTTGAATAATATTATAATTATTGATACGTACTAATAGAGTGAGGTTATATTGTTGGTTTCGTCTGGTCTGTCATGCGTGCTTTATGAAAAAGCCCCTCATCATGATGAAAATCAGAAAGTAAAGTGTTTTGGAGCATCGATTTCCACAATAAGAACTCGGCAAGGAATACAATTGCAGAAGAGTTCACAGCCAAGTCCTTTTAGCCAGGTACAAAACTCTGCAAACACACTGGGGGACTTTTTTTTGTTATCCTTGTTGAGtttcattggaactcgggaatgtTGCTGAATCCAATACTTGTTTGCGTGCGTGTGTGTGCGTGTTACCATGGTTCAAGGGGATTTTGTGTTTTCGCAAACATCTGATTCCCAACCTATGTTTGCATGTAATTGCTATTTTATCCATTTCCACATGTACTTGCTTCCTTATTCGTCTCGGTGGTTTGCTTATACATTTTTGCTATGTTAAAAATACGGAAATAAATGTGATAGCGCCCATTTCCACTTGGTTTGCATCTTTATTGACATCAAAATCTTTTCTATCTCAAGATAGCTCCATAAGTTGGTCAGTTATAGACGCCTGTGGGTTGCTTGGCTTAGACTTATACTTGTTTGGTTTGCTATCTGTTTTGTAATAGGCCTACTATTCCTCACATTAGGGGTGTCCAGGTTTTTGCCCAATATTTACGTTCCCACGACGGGCGTCCGGACACCGGAGTTGGTTTCCTGGTGCTTGGATTCACTTTTCCTTTATTGTTCGTCTCTGGTAAAACCCTAGACTTGATGTATCTGTGTTATGCTTTTAATGAAAAGGGGATATCCCAGTTCAAAAAAGAAGAGGGTAAGTACGATATGTACCGCAGTAGAGTATTTTCAGTTAGGTTTTACACCTTTTGCTAGAATTGCATACTCAAAGAGGAGTACTGAAATTTCTGTTAGGACTTAGGAGACAAGCAATTTACGTGATTGAGATTTGCCACAAAGCTGAAGCAACGGAGAGTCGGCAAAATGTAAatattttttttgggggggggagggggggtgaaTGTACTTCAGGTACAAGCACATGTACCGATGTACGTGGCAccaaagcaagaatgtaaaggaggtaacatatactccctccgtcccaaaataactgtctcaactttgtactagctcttatacaaaattgtattaagcttaagacacttattttaggacggagggagtagctgtgAAGAACGAGATGAAGTATTGCACGATGAAACTCCAAGTTCCTAGCTGAGCTGGAACATATCAGTGGTCACCGGCGGTGGCGGCATTGCTCTTAGCCTCCTTCTTCTGGTGCCGCTCATGCAAAGCGAGGCCGGCGCTGCCGACCGCCAGAGCGGCGGCGACCCCTCCCCTGACCTTGTGCTCCTTGGCCTGCTCCGGCACCTTCTTCGCCTGATGCTTCTCGTGCTGCACCAGTTTAACATGCGTGTTATAACCACTAGTATATATATGACGCAGTGACGGATGTATTTGTGCCAAGAAAAGCATATATAGAGATCGTACCAGTGCGTAGGCTCCGGCGGCGACGGCGCCGAGCTGGGCGAGCTGCTCCATGTGCTTGTGGTGCTTCTCCTCCGTGCCTTTGCTGGCGGCGACCTTCACCTTGGACGACTCTTCCTCCGCCGCCGGCTTGCTCTTGTGGAGATGGTGCGCCATTTCGATCTGTGGATGGTTGTGACCTGTGACTGAGCAGATGCTAGCTATGGCGTCCAGTAAAGTTTCTTGGGGTACGTATCTATTGGATGTGTCATGAGATGCCTAGAGTCTGCCGGGTATATATAGGATTCAAATTTATGCTCGTTGACCCATTAAAATTTGCGTAGGAAGCTTAAAGGAAAGTGCATGCCGGTCCTTGTTTACAAGTGTGAAAAATCCAAGATCAGATTCACCAAATAATCCACACGTTTGGAATGGATCAGACGATCAAAGCCTTCGCTAAACAATCCACACGTTTGGAATGATTGGGTCCAGATCAACTAAGGCGGTTAAGCATGCAACTCCACCGTTTTGgactttttcatttttattacggGAGGTGCATGTGTGTCACTTTCGTCAGATGGCACACAAACGGAGAGATTTGAAAATTACACATCACCTTCCTGCTGGCTTCTTCCTTCGTACGTTCTCCTTTCGTTCGACTTCTATTAGGCCCTCTCACATTTTGCCCTTATGTTTAATCATATATCTTGTAATAAAATATGAATTATCtctcctaataataaagcgcggagtgcttctgtcgtccgtcgctgGCGGTTTTGCAAAACAATCCCTGTCTTTTCAAGTAATTAATCCGCCGTTCTTTTTTAAGTGACTAATCAGAAAAACGTTTCGTTCTTACAAAAAGAACCTTGCGTTTTGCAGTATTCCATCCAAGATCCTTCTCTCAAGATAAGGTTTCGTTTTAGGGGCCGGTGCGGTGCGCGGGGTGCCACCAGCACCCGTCCGCCGCTACCGCCACCACCAAGGCGCGGGAGAAGCCCAAGGGCGCGCGCAAGCTGCGCGCCGCCGACGTCGCACTCAACCACCGCCTCGTCTCCTGGCGCGTCGGCGGCGGCACCGAGGACGGCCCGGCCGCCACGGGCGGGTACAACTACACGGGCACCTCCACGTCCGCCGTGCTCGCCCACCTCGCCGGCGGCAACAACTGGCACgccgaggacaaggaggaggacgacgccgaTCTCGTAGCCGCCGCCCTGAGGGGGATCTCTGACCTGTACGACCTCATTGTCAGCCTCCAGGCCGCGCCGGGCGGACAAGAAAATGACGCAGACGGCACGGCGACAGCGGCGGACACCGACGAAATCGAGGAGCAGGATGCTGAAATTACCGACGATgtcgacgaggacgaggaggaggacgacgacgggtTCTGCATGGTGCGGGGCATCACCATCGCGCTTGAGTTCTCCGACGGGGAGGAGGACTGGATCGTGGTCTGATCCGAGCTCATCTCATTCATTTGCAAATAAGATGGCGTGCAACAGAGTTCAGCCGCCCGCACCCCTCtgcctctgctgctgctgctcaatTCCATTCAAATCTGCATCTGCATCTGCTCTGCTCCTGTTAATTCATTGTGCCCCTGTGTGTATACTGGCCGTGTGTGTATACCGCTCTGTTCCTGTTAATTGATTGTGTCAGCTGTGCGGGATCAGCGGTGCGGGATCGGCCGAATCTCTGGGCATGATGCAGGTGGCGAAGACTTGGCGGTCGGAATCGGGTCAGAGGCGAGACTGCTGGCCTGATCCGGAGCACACAGTCGACGACTGGGGCGGACGACCAGATTAAGCTGACGACGTAGGAGCTCCAAGGCGCCAGGCTCCTCGCTGATTAGGGGGTGCTGCCTTGGCCAGCCGCCACGGCCCCGTGCACGTGCTGCTGTTCTGGCTGGGTTCAAtgcagaagaggaagaggacCAGCGGTGGGTGGAGAAATGGCGATCTGGCCATCTAGGTAAGAGAAGGAGAGAAGTGGAGCTGAGATAAGACAATGAGTGGGTCGTCGATGCGTTTCTTTAATGAATGAAATGAAATTGGTCTTGTATAGACTAGAATCTACTAGATGAAGTGTGCTAGCATAGATTGTTTATTTTCTAAAGTAGCACTGAATTATTACTTGATGTTGTTTATTGTTAGTGCATTATCAGATGCTCCCTCTGTCATAAAATAAGCCTCTTAGTATAATTTTATACACAATTTTATACTTCTtacattttaaaatataaattcttttagaaattttaacacggactatatacagatgtatataacATATTTTAGACTGCAGTTTTACTCATTTTGCTATGTAGTTTATTTTGAAatctaaagacttatatttaggaaggaaGGGAGTATTATAGTTATTATAAAGTTTAGACAATTATTTTAAGACGAAGTGAATATAATAATTAAAAGTGAGTGAAATATTGAAAAGACGTGTTTCTTAACGGAGAAGATATTTGAAGCATGTCGGTACTTGCTAACCATCAAGATATTCCTCAACTCTGGATGTCATCGATGTCATCGGTTAGAAAGGGAGGAGAGAGCGAGGGGTGAAGAATAGAGAGAATGCAACAACTGTGCATCTTGCTTGAACCCTATTTCGTCCCGCACGACAGCTGGGAGGGGGAGCACTACCCTCTGTTGTATCGTATGTCCCCAAGTTATGCGTACCGAATCCTGGTCCTCACCGAGGACTGATGATAATGTCTAGAGAAGTAGTCATGCTGGCGTGGAGGGTATGCTCGTGTTGTTGGTGCCAACGTGTCAACAAAAGAGTGGTAAATATTTTAAATTATTTACTTtctgttcatcatattttcaaaaTGGTAAAGCATAAATATGAATTAATGTTAATAGAGAGATTGTGAGATATAAGAATTGATATATGATCTATTTAAAATTGTTACGTGTATGCGAATGATGCACAATTATTTCCGCATCGAAGGAATAGCCACAGATCGATAAATGGTTAGATTTTCGTTATTATTCTTACACAAGGTTAAACAAAAACAAATTATTACACATAATTTAATTTGTTTAGAGCGCGTTTAATAAATAGGTATTATTATTAGAGAAAAAAATTACGAGCTTTTTAAATGTAATGAGATCTTCATAAAGTGGATTAATTTATTTtatacccggtgcaacgcacgggcatttttacTAGTATATACCAAAATGtgtaactcaaaatatctttcaaaTACGAATCCAATAATTTAATTTTTGTAATATATCACTTAGTGTAACTGACCGTATACTTTGGCAGTTTGAGATCAAGCACTAGTAGAAATAAGGGCTTTCGTcccagctcgaaaaacacattagtcccggttccattacgaaccggaactaatgttagcattagtcctggttcgagcggcaaaggcgtcggtcgggcattagtcctggttcaaatgagacctttagtctcggttcgtgtctcgaaccgggactaaagggtttggaggctttagtcttgaaccgggactaaagggtagacctttaatcccggttcgtgacacgaaccgggactaaaggggtttaatttttatttaatttttctgattttaaatttctgtttgtagtttctgttttaaattgcttatatcttttaggatatttgatgtttttgattgattcttcttgcattagattcaaatttttgtctagtttctgtttgtgccattagttttcaaatttgaatggtttaaatttcaatttgttcaaatttgcttcaaacccagtttgagaataacttgagtttacaaatagtttttaatttaattctttttgctcccactcatgtgttagacTGTTGTCACAGTGAGATTTATTTGGTTGTTTTTAGAATAATTTTAATTAgaattttaattaaaacaatattgttttgcttatatagttgttttagtcatttaattgttgtttttttattatttttagttagttctttctgtagattttaacaagTTGTAGTATGGtgtatattgaatgcacaaaaagtctagagttgaaataattttttaaaaatgcctttgtagcagatgggttttcgtctgaaaccttgatacttcgaaggagatgatcgagtttgtacacgaagtgcatccagttttt
Coding sequences within:
- the LOC123445614 gene encoding abscisic stress-ripening protein 1-like, with translation MAHHLHKSKPAAEEESSKVKVAASKGTEEKHHKHMEQLAQLGAVAAGAYALHEKHQAKKVPEQAKEHKVRGGVAAALAVGSAGLALHERHQKKEAKSNAATAGDH
- the LOC123442242 gene encoding uncharacterized protein LOC123442242, which produces MASSKVSWGSLKESACRSLFTSVKNPRSDSPNNPHGPVRCAGCHQHPSAATATTKAREKPKGARKLRAADVALNHRLVSWRVGGGTEDGPAATGGYNYTGTSTSAVLAHLAGGNNWHAEDKEEDDADLVAAALRGISDLYDLIVSLQAAPGGQENDADGTATAADTDEIEEQDAEITDDVDEDEEEDDDGFCMVRGITIALEFSDGEEDWIVV